The genomic window tacaaaaggaaacaaacacatcCATGGTCAGACTGCATcccctttaataaaaaaaaacttcattatATTTagtaaacaaaaatattcttgacacaaaaaaatgaaatcaacaTCTGATGGATTTGGAGAACTGAGGTCTTTTTATAGTTTGCGTTTTTGGTTGAGTCCTGTTTGGTATGAAAGATACGAGATGgtgtgagtgtttctgtgtAATATATtgagtgtaaaaatgtaaacactcTTGAAGTATTAAGTGGCTCTTTAAGTATTGCTTAAGTATGTGGTAAAGACACAATAACTAAACATGTGTTAACATATCATGTGGACGCCGTTTGTCATATGATGTGGAGATTTCATCGTAAACACAGTTGTATCCTTCATCTTTTAATGTTGATTCTTCTTGTGCAATGATGGCACcaagttagattttttttggtGTGGACTTTCAGCATCCATGATGCATCTTGTGGTTTATGTGTTGCGATAATTTTAAGTGGATTCCTAATGTTGATGTTCTATTACTAAAATACCCAAGAGAGGATTTTGTCCCTTTACTCTCTTAGATTTCactattttactttttcatttttatttcatatttgtagCAAATAACttattacaaaaaaatgtagttttatgttTGGAAACTTTAACTGTGcattacaaaacatttataaaatttattttacaaacaaTACTAGATTTACTCATGAagtaaaataaaggaaaatgactgatgatgatCAAATGTTTACTATTTATGTCCCATCAGAAAAGCCtgacaaatatatttatgtGAGTAAAACCTAACAGAGGAACAACTGAGGGCTCAGGCATAACAAGTAATGGATAATAATGTAAGTAATAAATTTCTCAGTTGTTTTTAAATTGGTCCAAAATACTTAAACCATCAGTTATGAATTAAAATTTCTGGGTGCAGCTGAGATGATAAAGTTCTAAAACACTGCTGAAGATGGAAAAACTGAGATTAGTGAACTGAGCTAGTTACCACCATGTCCTGATCTGTTAGAACTATTTATCAGAGAATTAGTTTATTATAGCAGAGTATAATACGTTAACCCACAGTTAGATTATTCAAGCGCTCAACCATTACTTAAGCATCAACTAAAGACCCATAAAATGTATCTGAGTTTGTTGGAATCAGTCTGCTCCTTCTGTGCTGACTGCAGCCACTGCTGAAACATAGTAAGGTCCTTCTCTCAGGTAGGTCTTCAGACGTACGTAATGCTGGCTGCCCAgtatctctgctgctgttgatgaGCTCACAAGTGACCCCACCAGTTCAAACTTAGCATCTTTGGCCTCCTTGGTCTGACCCGCTGAACGATCCAAAATGAACTCCATGAAACCGGGAGTACTGATCATTAACTTCTGACCCCATGGCTGCGTGGCGATGgcctggaacacacacacacacacacacacacacacacacacataaatatccACTGATGTCAAATATTACCAGCCAATGTTGATGTTAATGATGGTATTTGAAACAGCTCTGCACTCACAGTGAATATCCGCAGAGCCCCGCAATGCAGCTCAGGGAAAGGCTGAGTGCTGATGTTGTGAATCATGTCTATGGGGTGGTCGGACAAAAGGTGGAACCAGGACTCAGTTAGGGCCAACAGGtcttctgtctgctgctctggCTGGAAGAAAACACCAGAAATTAAGAAATTTATCAAGTAAGGTTGGCCTTTTGTCTCTTGATGGCATTTAAAGAAACtataaatgtgtaaacacacacacctgtagaGTGAGCAGTTGTGATATGGCGTCCAGGCTGCGCACTCTGAGCTCTGTAGCTCCAGATCTGGCGAGATGGCTCATTCTTAACAACACCGCCTTGAATTTTTCTCCTGAGGACACACAGAAAAAGCACATAAGATCACAAGACAACAGCTAAAATTATAAGTGACAAAATTAATTATAAGAGGAGCCATTGCTTCTTTGGGACTAACGTTTATGAGATAAAACAACagaggataggttcacatttttcaaagtCTGTCTTATATCAAAAAGCTCATATTTACATTAAAAGTTTTATTGGTCGCCTCAATCATTCCTCATATCCATACTGGTTATGAAGTGACTCCTTCCCAACATAAGGGATGAAGGACAAAATTACAGTTCTTGTTCCATGTGAAAATACCTTCTAAAGTTCAACTAAATCTAAtctgaggcttcagcagtctaagTTAGagaaatcaagtggatatcttccaagaatttggtctttttatgCACAATGTCCTCTTTGTGTTACTAACCCTCCAACACAGCCCAGCATGGAAACACTGTTTGgggaaactgaaaacaaacatttgaagatactagggctgcaactaacaattatttaaattactGATTAATCTTCAGGGAGAAAcgcccatcacaatttcctagagTCCATGGTgatgtcattaaatgtcttattttgtctaagcaacagtccaaaatccaaagatattcaattttctGTGATGTAAGACGAGGAAAAGCGGCgaattctcaaatttgagaacctgaaaccatcagatttttggcatttatgctttaaaaaaaagacctaaacaattaatcgattatcaaaatagctgccaatTCTCTGTCAATCGAATAACCAATTAATCATTGCAGATTCAGACTGTTGAAGACTCTTACTAGCTTCAGCTGAATCCATGGAATCAAGTTAGAAAGGGATCTTTTCACAGCTTGTATAGAGAACCATCTAAAACTCTTTCAATGTACACATGGATATGTCAGTATTGTATAAACGTGAACTTAATGCATCATTTAACGCAACTTTagaggaaaaataagaaaagtgCTATTTCATCACACTATTTATCACAGGGCAGATTCCTTATGTTTACTCAAGCTCTTGCCCTGTGATGTTTATCACATCTGATAATCTCATGGAAACCCTACGAGTGCACGGCTACAAAGAGTAGAGGTTTCTGACTGTGTAACTTATTAAAACAACTGGTCAAATAATACAAACATAACAAGCTAACCAGTTTTCTGCAGGACCTGCTTCCCTTCCACGGTAGCCCCGAGTAAGCCCAAAGTGTCCAGGGCCACTCCGATCATCACAGGGTCCGGGTCCAGAGCCATCTCGAACACCTTGTTCTGAAAGACCGGGTAGGTTTCACAAACCTGCTGGGGGCTGTCCATAATGGCCAGGTTCCCAAAGAACTTCACCAAACCTGCAGGATTGACATTCACACCGTGAAGGGCTGAATAATAAAGCATTGAATGATTTAATTAAAAGAATACTTTATCTAAAATTGAAAAAAGTTGCTTTCAGCTGAGTTCAGCAGAAGGAATTAGGGAGGATTGTCAGTATTTTCTTGGATCTGTTTTCTAAAGTGACTCACCTGGAAGATAGAAGGAGGAAAAGGGGTCAGTTTCTGCTCCTCTAATCATGTTAGAGATCTTGTCCATTATACCCTGTTGGGCCAAGTACTGCCGGCCATGCAGACTGCGGGCTAGATTTGTCACCATCTCAGTAGCTGTTGCCCTGAAcgacaaaagataaaaaaagacacagaattACAGCATGGCAGAACGGTAAAGTCACTGAGGGTTATACTGTGAAAGCAGGAGAGAGGGGTAGTGAGGCAAATTTTCAGGTACTACATTATAATTTTCCACACACCATCTTAGTTCCTGTCTCCATATTCATATGATTAATATTATTACCTGATTAATACATCATCTCCTGTCAGTTCTCCAAGCAGCTGAGAAATGAGGCTGCTGTTGGCACAGTAACCGAGGGAAATGGGAGACACAGACGAGATTTCCACCACCAGCTGcgagcagaaaagaaaaacaagtcagtctacttgttttatatttatatacatgaGACATACACGTACTTTATGAGATATGtcagagagcaaaaacaaaaccaatagGAATGGATTAGAAATAAACCAAGTCTTTCCACCAGATAAGTTTGCTATTCTCATGGGAACAAATTAATTAAGATTAGTAACATTATGACATCATCTAATGAGTGATGTAGTCTTTGCATTCTACCAGCTGGCTACAGAAACTGCTAGATGACTGCAGGAGGAttttatgaagaaaaatgacctttaaaaaagaaaaaaaaagttcaggaGTCATTACAAGCTCAGCCAACataaattaaaactttaaatccCACATTTTGGCAAACTGTCCGCTCatttcagcaaaaataaatatcacTGACAAAACTGCGTGTCAGAAAAAGGTTGCTGCTGTCATATCATCAACCACAAAGTAACACAGCGTGACGCACATGTGAACGTACCTCATATATTCTGTATCTGATGATATCACTCGTGGCCATCACATCCTTCATAACTTTCAGCAGATCGCTCTGGAACAGTTTGTCTAAGCCAGGTTTGGAGTGACTCAGTTTGGATAAGGACTGAATGGCCTACAGAGCAGAACAGTTAATGCACACTCTAGAGATTTGTGATGCAATGAGGGAAAATGTCAGTGCTTCCGTCATTACCTGCTTTGCCACAGCCATCTTCTCTTCTCTGATGCAGTGGATCACTCCTCGAAGAATGTCCTGGTTGTTGAGGATTTCGGTGACAGCTTCGGGGTGCTCCACCATTCGACCAatctgacagagaaaaacaaaggatATGAGATGTGGTTAATTTTTTTGGGAGACGATTTTCTGTGTGAGTTTGCATGAGTGTGAATGGCCTACCTGCGTCAAGGCCAGTATCTTAACAGTTTCTTCAGGATGGGTCAGACCCCcttgcagctctgctctgtaGTTCTGGCCCAGGTACACAGGGCTGAGAGCCATTAAGATGCGTTCAAGGATGTCAACACACAGCTCAATCTGCTCCCTGTGAATGCAGCTCATATTAGTAACTTAAAAACAGCCAAGAGGTATTGTTTTTGATTGTAAACCATTAGGGAAAGTCTGACTTACAGTATAAAGATACTGACTCTGTAAACAACGGCAATGAGGTCATGTGCCTACAGCTTTAGATTTGGGGTGTTTAAGTTACATCCATCTTGAGGTGAAAGTTATAGGGATTGTCAGTGACCTCCTGCATTGCCCAAAGCTTGAGGGGCTTCTATAGGTATAAACACCCTAAATATGAGTCAGCACTTTAATTTTAAATCCAATACTCTGGAGAATATGGCtaaacagcagaaaatgtgtcactgtgtgtccacacctgcactgcactgcactgtagcCGCTTAGTTAGCTTTCACAGACCAAATGCAGCCTGTTTAGCTAACTAACTCACCCCACCGGTATGTTAGCCTACTGCTTTACAGTGACAATGATAACAGACACGGACACACACTGACTCAGCAGATAATAACACCGACTTTGCCAAAGACTGCGTTCAACCAACCTGTCATTGGTGTTTAAGAGAGCAAATATAACATCCAAACGCAGTCCGCTCACTGAGTCCCTCAACGCGCTGAGAGGGATCGATAACAGGGCCGTTtttaaactctgcagctcttcaactGGGTCTTCAACACTGGAGATTTCCCCCAGTAAACTCTCAATGGAAGCGGCCATGTTTTCTAATGTTTGGGGAAACTACCGACATATGTGTGACTGCTATCCGCCATTGACGGTCTCCACCTCCTGCCGTTATGCTAAAGTGAAGCCAGAATATTCCGTTTCCGGGAATTGCTGTCTCGCTCGTGTGACGTCGTTTGGAGCCAGCGTCTGCGCAGTAGAATcggaggtttgagagtggctgtcacagctgtcaatcatgacgtcacacaCCTTTAGTTTTTAAACATCGTCAGATaactaatttaaaaacaaacgtATCAGAAAGATGAGCACTTGAACAAGCATCGGCGTGATAAGAACTAACTAAAATGACGGGAActatctttgggaaaaatttatttgacgtgtactttctttttttttttttagtttggcccATTACCCATCCACTAACACGGAGGGGGCTCCACTTTTGGGGAGctgcatggatgtattataagagctgttATAAGAGCTCTTGTTATACATCCAtagggagctgtcatgacgtccatatttatatacatcattatatataattttattttatttatttatttattgaatgggacagtgtgcagtttgaaacatttaagatgcactgcaccaggGTTGGCTTGAAGccaatttgcatctgtagtccacgacaaaaaaacatacaacagaacaacaacaaacagtaaaaagcaaaaacaaaaacaaaaaaaaacaccacacagaacacaccatacaaaatacaaagctacacacagcacatcacatacacccacaatgtcaattagaaataataTAAACTAAACTCAACTGTGTGACCATTGAGTCACACAGCTGGGTTTAGTAATTTAATTTGGTTTGGTAAACCCATAGGGTAAACCAAATTTAATTTGGTTTGCTAATTTACGCGGTTGACTGGAGTCAACTGGAGTTAACTGAAAACcccttttctcactttctttctctcaggtGCAGAACCAgcaaattttcttttaaaaacctatattcatattaatattcaAATATGAATGAGTAACCACCTATCCAATATTAATACCCACAGgaacatgaacacattttatCCATATAGATTTAGATATGCACATAAAGTGTATAAGCAAATGTGaagaaagtaaatgaaaagttaaagtttgAAATGTGTTTGCATAAGGTgataaataagtaaattaaCTTGTAAATAGTCTAATACAACTccagtgtgtaatattgcacatatttatacatcatacttgtgtgcatgtgtgactaAAAGTGagttaaaacatgaaatcataaCAGTGGAATAATGATGCTTGACACAATCTTAGACCTGTGTTTTTGCAGCAAATTGTATCATTTGTGTCCAATTTTGCTCATAGATGCCTCTTGAGTCTCTTCAACACTGTAGGATAAAATACTATAAAACCTGCAAATTTGAGTGTTTGCTTTAgtcatttgtattttctgtatgcCCTTGTTGTAATATCCCACTATTCCTTCAGAAGACCTCATTAA from Thunnus maccoyii chromosome 19, fThuMac1.1, whole genome shotgun sequence includes these protein-coding regions:
- the psmd5 gene encoding 26S proteasome non-ATPase regulatory subunit 5 translates to MAASIESLLGEISSVEDPVEELQSLKTALLSIPLSALRDSVSGLRLDVIFALLNTNDREQIELCVDILERILMALSPVYLGQNYRAELQGGLTHPEETVKILALTQIGRMVEHPEAVTEILNNQDILRGVIHCIREEKMAVAKQAIQSLSKLSHSKPGLDKLFQSDLLKVMKDVMATSDIIRYRIYELVVEISSVSPISLGYCANSSLISQLLGELTGDDVLIRATATEMVTNLARSLHGRQYLAQQGIMDKISNMIRGAETDPFSSFYLPGLVKFFGNLAIMDSPQQVCETYPVFQNKVFEMALDPDPVMIGVALDTLGLLGATVEGKQVLQKTGEKFKAVLLRMSHLARSGATELRVRSLDAISQLLTLQPEQQTEDLLALTESWFHLLSDHPIDMIHNISTQPFPELHCGALRIFTAIATQPWGQKLMISTPGFMEFILDRSAGQTKEAKDAKFELVGSLVSSSTAAEILGSQHYVRLKTYLREGPYYVSAVAAVSTEGAD